In Pseudonocardia cypriaca, a single genomic region encodes these proteins:
- a CDS encoding ATP-binding protein: protein MTATTGYYRIRFAADPVQLIFFRAGLTAWLRSLQWPEPDRIDAVLAISEACTNAVQHAYPAGEPGDVDVTGRLVVDENVRRIVVVVRDEGRWRDRAGGRGYGLTTVHECMAEVRIRQDGDGTVVTMISKPVPLLDLSDVGESGSRAAD, encoded by the coding sequence ATGACGGCGACCACGGGCTACTACCGGATCCGGTTCGCGGCCGACCCAGTGCAGTTGATCTTCTTCCGGGCGGGGCTCACCGCCTGGCTCCGCAGCCTGCAGTGGCCGGAGCCCGATCGGATCGACGCGGTGCTGGCGATCAGCGAGGCGTGCACCAACGCCGTCCAGCACGCCTACCCGGCAGGGGAACCGGGGGACGTCGACGTCACCGGTCGCCTGGTCGTCGACGAGAACGTCCGCCGGATCGTCGTGGTCGTGCGCGACGAGGGCCGGTGGCGGGACCGGGCGGGCGGCCGCGGGTACGGGCTGACGACGGTGCACGAGTGCATGGCGGAGGTCCGCATCCGACAGGACGGCGACGGGACCGTGGTCACCATGATCAGCAAGCCGGTGCCCCTGCTCGACCTCTCCGACGTCGGCGAGAGCGGTTCCAGGGCCGCCGACTGA
- a CDS encoding MarR family winged helix-turn-helix transcriptional regulator — protein sequence MSEEPEESLAEAFRGVTRQLRHQTQRALAPWDVTPAQARALGVLTKHGPIRLGALSEYLRIAPRSATEVVDALEEARLVERRPDPDDRRATLVATTDRGDEVAAGIRAARAAEAEEFFARLDEADRTSLARILRALRS from the coding sequence GTGTCCGAGGAGCCGGAGGAGTCGCTCGCCGAGGCGTTCCGCGGGGTGACGCGGCAGCTGCGGCACCAGACCCAGCGCGCGCTGGCGCCGTGGGACGTCACCCCGGCGCAGGCTCGTGCGCTCGGAGTCCTCACCAAGCACGGGCCGATACGACTCGGCGCCCTCTCCGAGTACCTGCGCATCGCCCCGCGCTCCGCCACCGAGGTGGTCGACGCGCTGGAGGAGGCCCGGCTGGTCGAGCGCCGTCCCGACCCTGACGACCGTCGCGCCACACTCGTCGCCACCACCGACCGCGGCGACGAGGTGGCCGCTGGGATCCGCGCTGCGCGCGCCGCCGAGGCGGAGGAGTTCTTCGCCCGGCTGGACGAGGCCGATCGCACGTCCCTCGCCCGGATCCTGCGGGCGTTGCGGAGCTGA
- a CDS encoding DUF1330 domain-containing protein yields the protein MGSPVYALNLFDVADRDEYLAYSRRSAREVQAHGGKVVALGRFRDTVAGDLTPRQVMIIVEWESKDAFDGYRNDPALADLHAHREDGTDAYVWHLFDKLDDLRPILTP from the coding sequence ATGGGTTCCCCCGTCTACGCGCTCAACCTGTTCGACGTGGCCGACCGCGACGAGTACCTCGCCTACTCCCGCCGTTCCGCGCGCGAGGTGCAGGCACACGGCGGCAAGGTCGTCGCGCTCGGCCGGTTCCGCGACACCGTCGCCGGTGACCTGACGCCGAGGCAGGTCATGATCATCGTCGAGTGGGAGTCGAAGGACGCCTTCGACGGCTACCGCAACGATCCCGCCCTCGCCGACCTGCACGCGCATCGGGAGGACGGCACGGACGCGTACGTGTGGCACCTGTTCGACAAGCTCGACGACCTGCGTCCGATCCTCACGCCGTAG